One Hevea brasiliensis isolate MT/VB/25A 57/8 chromosome 5, ASM3005281v1, whole genome shotgun sequence genomic region harbors:
- the LOC110646107 gene encoding protein BUD31 homolog 1, which translates to MPKVKTNRVKYPEGWELIEPTLRELQAKMREAENDTHDGKRKCEALWPIFKIAHQKSRYIFDLYHRQKEISKELYEFCLDQGYADRNLIAKWKKPGYERLCCLRCMQPRDHNFATTCVCRVPKNLREEKVIECVHCGCRGCASGD; encoded by the exons ATGCCAAAGGTGAAGACAAATCGTGTCAAGTACCCTGAGGGCTGGGAATTGATTGAGCCTACCTTACGTGAACTACAAGCAAAGATGAGAGAAG CTGAGAATGACACGCATGATGGTAAAAGAAAATGTGAGGCTTTGTGGCCTATTTTTAAGATAGCACATCAAAAGAGCCGCTACATTTTTGACCTTTACCATCGTCAAAAGGAAATATCCAAGGAATTATATGAGTTCTGTTTGGACCAAGGTTATGCTGATCGTAATCTTATTGCTAAGTGGAAGAAG CCAGGTTATGAGCGTCTCTGTTGCTTAAGATGCATGCAACCTAGGGATCACAACTTTGCAACTACATGTGTGTGCCGAGTGCCCAAGAACCTGAGGGAAGAGAAAGTCATAGAGTGCGTCCATTGTGGTTGCAGGGGCTGTGCAAGTGGGGATTGA